From one Budorcas taxicolor isolate Tak-1 chromosome 21, Takin1.1, whole genome shotgun sequence genomic stretch:
- the NDUFB1 gene encoding NADH dehydrogenase [ubiquinone] 1 beta subcomplex subunit 1, protein MVGPEAAASAGASGCACSCPWPRGRCLLRGRRVVVCSEAAALMMNLLQVVRDHWIHVLVPVGFVFGYYLDKKNDEKLTAFRNKSLLYERELKPNEEVTWK, encoded by the exons ATGGTGGGTCCCGAGGCCGCCGCTTCCGCCGGCGCGAGTGGCTGTGCTTGCAGCTGTCCTTGGCCGCGGGGTCGTTGTTTGCTCAGAGGCCGCAGGGTCGTTGTTTGCTCAGAGGCCGCAG caCTCATGATGAACTTACTTCAGGTTGTGCGTGACCACTGGATACATGTACTTGTCCCTGTGGGATTTGTCTTTGGATATTATCTAGACAAGAAGAATGATGAAAAACTAACTGCCTTCCGGAACAAGAGTCTGTTATATGAAAG GGAACTGAAACCTAATGAAGAAGTCACCTGGAAGTAA